The region TTCGGCTGTAGCTTCGACATCGAAGCGAGTTTCGGTTCCCGTGGTGACCAGCGGCTTCAGGGCTTGGATCTGCCAGGATGGCCGGGTAAAGTACTGTTCAACCGATTTCCCGTTGACTATGACCTTCCCGTTGCCCAGCATCAACCTGACCCTGGCAATCGAGGTTTTCCGTCGTCCGGTGGCGTAATAGCTGACCGTAATGTTCACATCATTCACTCCTTATTTCCAGAGGAATCGGGGTTTGCGCTTCATGCGGATGAGCAGGTCCACTGTAGACCTTGAGCTTCCTGATTAACTTCCTACCCATACGGTTATGGGGTATCATACCCCACACCGCGCGGCGAATGACCTCCTCGGGCCGTCGCTTGATCAGGTGACCAAGCGTTTCGGACCGGAACCCCTTCGGATAACCGCTGTGACGGCGGTAAAGTTTTTGGTCCAGTTTCTTTCCAGTCGTCTGTATTTTTTCGGCATTGACCACGATCACGAAATCACCGGTGTCCAGGAAAGGCGTGTACACTCTTTTGTTCTTTCCCATCAAAATCACGGCAATTC is a window of Atribacteraceae bacterium DNA encoding:
- the rpsI gene encoding 30S ribosomal protein S9; translated protein: MNITVSYYATGRRKTSIARVRLMLGNGKVIVNGKSVEQYFTRPSWQIQALKPLVTTGTETRFDVEATAEGGGLTGQAGAVALGIARALVEVDERTKPALKKAGLLTRDSRMKERKKYGLRGARARFQFSKR
- the rplM gene encoding 50S ribosomal protein L13, with product MQTKTYLPTIKDIEHKWFVVDAQNCVLGRLASRIAVILMGKNKRVYTPFLDTGDFVIVVNAEKIQTTGKKLDQKLYRRHSGYPKGFRSETLGHLIKRRPEEVIRRAVWGMIPHNRMGRKLIRKLKVYSGPAHPHEAQTPIPLEIRSE